The following proteins are co-located in the Nerophis ophidion isolate RoL-2023_Sa linkage group LG04, RoL_Noph_v1.0, whole genome shotgun sequence genome:
- the si:dkey-251i10.1 gene encoding ADP/ATP translocase 2, with the protein MNETALSFAKDFLAGGISAAISKTAVAPIERVKLLLQVQHASKQITADKQYKGIMDCVVRIPKEQGFLSFWRGNLANVIRYFPTQALNFAFKDKYKKVFLDGVDKRTQFWRYFAGNLASGGAAGATSLCFVYPLDFARTRLAADVGKAGAGREFNGLGDCLAKIFKSDGLRGLYQGFNVSVQGIIIYRAAYFGIYDTAKGMLPDSKNTSILVSWMIAQSVTAVAGLTSYPFDTVRRRMMMQSGRKGADIMYTGTIDCWRKIARDEGGKAFFKGAWSNVLRGMGGAFVLVLYDELKKVM; encoded by the exons ATGAACGAGACAGCTCTGTCCTTCGCCAAGGACTTCTTGGCCGGCGGCATCTCCGCCGCCATTTCCAAGACGGCCGTCGCTCCCATCGAGAGAGTCAAGCTTCTGCTTCAG GTGCAACATGCCAGCAAGCAAATCACAGCAGACAAGCAGTATAAGGGAATTATGGACTGTGTTGTCCGTATCCCCAAGGAGCAGGGCTTCCTTTCCTTCTGGAGAGGTAACCTTGCCAATGTCATCAGGTATTTCCCCACCCAGGCCCTCAACTTTGCCTTCAAGGACAAGTACAAGAAGGTCTTCCTTGATGGCGTCGACAAGCGCACCCAGTTCTGGAGGTACTTCGCCGGCAACTTGGCGTCAGGCGGTGCCGCCGGTGCCACCTCCCTATGCTTTGTGTACCCCCTCGACTTTGCCCGTACTCGTCTGGCCGCCGACGTAGGAAAGGCGGGAGCGGGAAGAGAGTTCAACGGTCTCGGAGACTGTCTGGCGAAGATCTTCAAGTCGGATGGTCTGCGGGGGTTGTATCAGGGCTTCAACGTGTCTGTGCAGGGCATCATCATCTACAGGGCGGCTTACTTTGGCATCTATGACACAGCTAAGG GTATGCTCCCCGACTCTAAGAATACTAGCATTTTGGTGAGCTGGATGATCGCCCAGAGTGTGACGGCTGTTGCCGGCCTCACCTCCTACCCCTTCGACACTGTCCGTAGGCGTATGATGATGCAGTCCGGACGCAAAGGAG CTGACATCATGTACACCGGAACCATCGACTGCTGGCGCAAGATCGCCCGCGACGAGGGCGGCAAGGCCTTCTTCAAGGGCGCGTGGTCCAACGTGCTGCGCGGCATGGGCGGCGCCTTCGTGCTGGTGTTGTACGATGAGCTGAAGAAGGTCATGTAG